One part of the Catellicoccus marimammalium M35/04/3 genome encodes these proteins:
- a CDS encoding S4 domain-containing protein has product KEAEFISETLFSGDIRELNSQQIEVAFSHVPSVEIDNESLSLVDLLVNTEIEPSKRQAREDIENGAIYIDGIRTDDVNSMINPKEHFGGDFIVIRRGKKKYFLVRINK; this is encoded by the coding sequence AAAGAAGCTGAATTTATTTCTGAAACACTATTTTCAGGAGATATTCGAGAATTAAATAGTCAACAAATTGAAGTTGCATTTTCTCATGTTCCTAGTGTTGAAATTGATAATGAATCTTTATCATTAGTAGATTTATTAGTCAATACAGAAATTGAACCATCAAAACGTCAAGCAAGGGAAGATATTGAAAATGGTGCAATTTATATCGATGGTATCCGAACTGATGATGTAAATTCAATGATAAATCCTAAAGAACATTTTGGTGGAGACTTTATTGTTATTCGTAGAGGGAAGAAAAAATATTTCTTAGTTCGTATTAACAAGTAG
- a CDS encoding DUF1292 domain-containing protein, which produces MSNQSIITLVNENGDEKQVEVLYAIDGKELFNKDFLVVTSPEESDEDKELIFLSAIPVSDEGEFQIEIVNNPDEWNFVQSQFSNIVLEEGGEIESVITTEEK; this is translated from the coding sequence ATGTCAAATCAATCAATAATTACATTAGTAAATGAAAATGGCGATGAAAAACAAGTGGAAGTTTTATATGCCATTGATGGAAAGGAATTATTTAACAAGGATTTTTTAGTAGTAACTTCTCCTGAAGAATCCGATGAAGATAAAGAATTAATTTTCTTATCCGCAATTCCTGTAAGTGATGAAGGAGAATTTCAAATAGAAATTGTTAATAATCCTGATGAATGGAATTTTGTACAAAGTCAATTTTCTAATATTGTATTAGAAGAAGGCGGAGAAATTGAATCTGTAATTACTACAGAAGAAAAATAA